One Betaproteobacteria bacterium DNA segment encodes these proteins:
- a CDS encoding CBS domain-containing protein produces the protein MKVSEAMSTDVRIASPDQTICDAAKAMAALDAGSLPVGENDCLVGMITDRDIAVRAVAEHKGPDTPVRDVMTRDVKYCFEDEDLAKVASNMGDIRVRRLPVVSRDKRLVGIVSLGDIAMVEGRGAAGKAVTGVSRPGGAHSQSAERT, from the coding sequence ATGAAAGTCAGCGAAGCCATGAGCACGGACGTTCGTATCGCGAGTCCCGATCAAACGATTTGCGACGCCGCGAAAGCAATGGCCGCACTGGACGCCGGCTCGCTACCTGTCGGCGAAAACGACTGCCTGGTCGGCATGATCACGGACCGCGATATCGCGGTGCGAGCGGTCGCTGAACACAAGGGCCCCGACACACCGGTGCGCGACGTGATGACCAGGGACGTCAAGTACTGTTTCGAGGACGAGGATCTGGCAAAGGTCGCATCGAACATGGGCGACATTCGTGTGCGCCGCCTGCCCGTGGTGAGCAGAGACAAGCGACTGGTCGGAATCGTCTCGCTAGGCGATATCGCGATGGTCGAGGGGCGCGGCGCCGCCGGGAAGGCCGTCACCGGCGTCTCGCGGCCAGGCGGAGCTCACTCGCAGAGCGCAGAACGGACCTAA